Proteins from a genomic interval of Paenibacillus sp. FSL H8-0048:
- the dprA gene encoding DNA-processing protein DprA, producing the protein MEIRELLFGLHEMEGIGWKSIDKIRRAGLLTNAVFSCSAEEWERAGISSVIAARLAADFNEAWVLKRCSLMKESGVAMVTLLDEHYPAQLRETPQPPWVLYYRGRLELASRPSVAMVGTRVPTAYGRKVGEMLAGQLSAAGLTVVSGLARGIDSVCHEAALGGAGGTIAVVATGLNKVYPPENRELERQISREGLVLSEYPIGTPSHPGLFPQRNRIIAGLSLGTLVVEADSRSGSLITADAALEASRDVFAVPGPLTSPKSRGALELIKQGAKLVTCASDIVEEYVSYLPSKGTGIASAGALEQESPADLMEKKLTSEELHLYHILHQGPFTLDELLASTRWDFGHLHSVLLSLIIKKAVTQLPGAIYKVI; encoded by the coding sequence ATGGAAATTCGCGAGCTGTTGTTCGGTCTGCATGAGATGGAGGGGATTGGATGGAAAAGTATCGACAAGATCCGCCGGGCGGGTCTTTTGACGAATGCTGTCTTCTCCTGTTCTGCTGAGGAATGGGAGCGGGCTGGAATCAGCAGTGTGATAGCCGCCCGGCTGGCAGCAGACTTTAATGAAGCATGGGTGCTGAAGCGCTGCTCTTTAATGAAAGAAAGCGGTGTAGCGATGGTCACCTTGCTGGACGAACACTATCCTGCACAGCTGCGGGAGACCCCTCAGCCGCCCTGGGTATTGTACTATCGTGGCCGTCTGGAGCTTGCTTCCCGTCCCTCTGTTGCTATGGTTGGGACACGGGTGCCTACCGCTTATGGGCGCAAGGTGGGGGAGATGCTGGCGGGACAGCTAAGTGCAGCCGGTCTTACGGTAGTAAGCGGCTTGGCGAGGGGGATAGACAGTGTCTGTCATGAAGCAGCGCTAGGCGGAGCAGGAGGGACCATCGCTGTGGTGGCAACCGGCCTAAATAAGGTCTATCCTCCAGAGAACCGTGAGCTGGAGCGGCAGATTTCGCGCGAAGGACTGGTTCTTAGCGAATATCCTATCGGAACTCCGAGCCATCCCGGATTATTCCCGCAGCGCAACCGGATTATTGCCGGCCTGTCACTGGGAACACTGGTGGTAGAAGCAGACAGCCGCAGCGGGTCCCTGATCACCGCCGATGCTGCACTTGAAGCAAGCCGGGATGTGTTTGCCGTGCCAGGGCCGCTGACCTCTCCCAAGAGCAGAGGGGCACTCGAGCTGATTAAGCAAGGTGCGAAGCTGGTAACCTGCGCCTCAGATATTGTGGAAGAATACGTATCCTACCTGCCTTCTAAGGGGACTGGAATAGCCTCAGCAGGAGCATTAGAGCAGGAGAGTCCGGCCGATCTGATGGAAAAGAAATTGACAAGTGAGGAGCTGCACCTTTACCATATACTGCATCAAGGGCCGTTTACACTCGATGAGCTGCTGGCGTCAACGAGGTGGGATTTTGGACATTTGCATTCAGTTCTGTTATCTTTAATCATAAAAAAAGCGGTAACACAATTACCGGGTGCAATTTATAAGGTAATTTAA
- the topA gene encoding type I DNA topoisomerase: protein MADALVIVESPSKAKTIGKYLGSKYIVKASMGHIIDLPKSQIGVDVENQFNPKYITIRGKGSILKELKDASKKVKKVYLAADPDREGEAIAWHLANALNLDNTQECRVVFNEITKQAVKDAFKTPRKINMDLVNAQQARRILDRLVGYKISPLLWKKVKKGLSAGRVQSVAVKIVMDRENEISEFIPTEYWSITARLAIRDSEFEAKFHRLNGEKKELGQESDVQEVLEAIKNAAFQVKEVKEKERQRHPSAPFTTSSLQQEAARKLGFRASKTMSVAQQLYEGVELGKEGTVGLITYMRTDSTRISTTAQDEAKELIQAKYGEKFIPETPRQYSKKAAGAQDAHEAIRPTSALREPDMVKEYMSRDQFRLYKLVWERFVSSQMSSALLDTLSVDITVGTAIFRAVGSKVSFPGFMKVYVEGNDDGTTDEEKFLPQLKAGDELVKREIEPKQHFTQPPPRYTEARLVKTLEELGIGRPSTYAPTLETIQKRGYVAIEEKKFMPTELGELIIEQMEEFFPEILNVEFTAHMEGDLDHVEEGAEDWVKVLAEFYESFEKRLLYAEEEMKEIEIEDEVSDELCEKCGKPMVYKLGRFGKFLACSGFPECRNTKPIIKDIGVSCPKCHEGKVVERRSKKGRVFYGCDQYPGCDFVSWDKPSVKPCPACGSWMIEKRNKQGTKLQCTSCDHTEAVIENDELAE, encoded by the coding sequence ATGGCAGATGCGTTGGTTATTGTAGAGTCACCATCAAAAGCGAAAACGATTGGTAAATATCTGGGCAGCAAATATATTGTTAAGGCATCCATGGGGCATATCATAGATTTGCCAAAAAGCCAGATCGGTGTGGATGTGGAGAATCAGTTCAATCCCAAATATATAACGATCCGTGGCAAGGGTTCTATCTTGAAGGAACTTAAGGATGCCAGCAAAAAAGTCAAGAAAGTCTATCTCGCAGCTGACCCGGACCGTGAAGGGGAAGCCATTGCCTGGCATTTGGCAAATGCACTGAATTTGGACAACACTCAGGAATGCCGGGTGGTCTTCAATGAAATTACCAAGCAGGCGGTGAAGGATGCCTTCAAGACGCCGCGCAAGATTAATATGGATCTGGTGAATGCCCAGCAGGCGCGGCGGATTCTGGACCGGCTTGTCGGTTACAAGATTAGTCCTCTATTATGGAAGAAAGTCAAAAAAGGCCTCTCCGCCGGACGTGTACAATCGGTAGCGGTCAAAATTGTAATGGACCGGGAGAATGAAATTTCCGAATTCATTCCTACAGAATACTGGAGCATTACTGCCCGGCTAGCGATTCGGGATTCTGAATTCGAAGCCAAATTTCACCGGCTGAACGGCGAGAAGAAGGAGCTGGGCCAGGAGAGCGATGTGCAGGAAGTGCTGGAAGCGATTAAGAACGCTGCCTTCCAGGTCAAAGAAGTGAAAGAGAAGGAGAGACAGCGTCATCCATCCGCTCCGTTCACGACAAGCTCACTGCAGCAGGAGGCTGCCCGCAAGCTGGGCTTCCGCGCGTCCAAGACGATGTCTGTCGCACAGCAGCTCTATGAGGGAGTCGAGCTGGGCAAGGAAGGCACTGTGGGGTTAATCACTTACATGCGTACGGATTCCACGCGTATATCCACTACGGCCCAGGATGAAGCCAAGGAGCTGATCCAAGCCAAATACGGTGAGAAGTTCATTCCCGAGACGCCGCGCCAATATTCCAAGAAGGCTGCGGGCGCACAGGATGCGCATGAAGCGATCCGTCCGACCTCTGCGCTGCGTGAGCCGGACATGGTCAAGGAATACATGAGCCGTGATCAATTCCGGCTGTATAAGCTGGTCTGGGAGCGTTTTGTGTCCAGTCAGATGTCTTCCGCGCTGCTGGATACGTTGTCGGTAGATATTACAGTCGGAACAGCGATATTCAGAGCGGTAGGGTCCAAGGTCTCGTTCCCGGGCTTCATGAAGGTGTATGTGGAAGGCAATGACGACGGCACAACAGACGAAGAGAAGTTCCTGCCGCAGCTGAAGGCAGGCGATGAGCTGGTGAAGCGCGAGATTGAGCCGAAGCAGCATTTCACACAGCCGCCGCCAAGATATACAGAAGCCCGTCTCGTCAAGACGCTTGAGGAACTGGGCATAGGCCGTCCAAGTACGTATGCGCCGACTCTGGAGACAATCCAGAAGCGCGGGTATGTGGCGATTGAAGAGAAGAAGTTCATGCCGACCGAGCTTGGAGAGCTGATCATAGAGCAAATGGAAGAGTTCTTCCCGGAAATTCTCAATGTGGAATTCACCGCCCATATGGAAGGGGACCTTGACCATGTGGAGGAAGGTGCGGAGGATTGGGTGAAGGTACTGGCCGAGTTCTATGAATCCTTTGAGAAAAGACTCCTATATGCGGAAGAAGAAATGAAGGAAATCGAGATTGAAGATGAAGTCTCTGATGAGCTGTGTGAGAAATGCGGCAAGCCGATGGTCTATAAGCTGGGCCGGTTCGGCAAATTCCTGGCCTGCTCCGGATTTCCGGAATGCCGCAACACCAAGCCAATCATTAAGGATATCGGTGTAAGCTGTCCAAAATGTCATGAAGGCAAGGTAGTGGAGCGGCGCAGCAAGAAGGGGCGTGTCTTCTACGGCTGCGACCAATATCCGGGCTGTGACTTTGTCTCCTGGGATAAGCCGTCAGTGAAGCCGTGTCCGGCTTGCGGCTCCTGGATGATAGAGAAACGCAACAAGCAGGGAACCAAGCTGCAGTGTACTTCATGCGATCATACAGAAGCTGTAATCGAGAACGATGAGTTAGCAGAATAA
- the trmFO gene encoding FADH(2)-oxidizing methylenetetrahydrofolate--tRNA-(uracil(54)-C(5))-methyltransferase TrmFO, with protein sequence MTEKAQVTVIGAGLAGSEAAWQIASRGVPVRLYEMRPVVKTPAHHTDQFAELVCSNSLRANGLGNAVGVLKEEMRRLGSLVLGAADRHAVPAGGALAVDRDGFSGEITSMLHNHPLVEVINEELTHIPEEGIVVIATGPLTSPSLSSEIKGLLGEEYFYFYDAAAPIVEKDSIDMSKVYLASRYDKGEAAYLNCPMTEEEFDVFYDALISAETAALKDFEKEIYFEGCMPIEIMMRRGKQTALFGPMKPVGLLNPHTGKLPYAVVQLRQDNAAGTLYNLVGFQTHLKWGEQKRVFSLIPGLEQAEYVRYGVMHRNTFINSPKLLQPTYQMKGRERLYFAGQMTGVEGYVESAASGMIAGMNAARAALGEESLIFPEDTVLGSMPAYITSADPQHFQPMNANFGLLPKLETRFRSKKEKNERLAYRALDSLAAYAAAHELTYTEPEPVDADPAEADSPAQPAQ encoded by the coding sequence TTGACAGAAAAAGCACAAGTAACCGTTATCGGAGCAGGTCTGGCCGGAAGTGAAGCCGCCTGGCAGATCGCTTCGCGCGGAGTTCCAGTCAGATTGTATGAGATGCGTCCGGTCGTGAAGACACCGGCGCATCATACAGATCAGTTCGCTGAGCTGGTCTGCAGCAACTCACTGCGGGCGAATGGCCTCGGGAATGCAGTGGGTGTACTTAAAGAAGAAATGCGGCGCCTGGGCTCCCTGGTACTGGGTGCAGCCGACCGACATGCCGTTCCGGCAGGAGGAGCTCTTGCTGTTGACCGGGACGGATTCTCCGGTGAAATTACGTCCATGCTGCATAACCACCCTCTGGTGGAAGTCATAAATGAAGAACTTACGCATATACCGGAGGAAGGGATTGTTGTTATTGCCACCGGGCCGCTGACCTCACCCTCCCTGTCTTCGGAGATTAAGGGACTGCTTGGCGAGGAATACTTTTATTTCTATGATGCAGCAGCTCCGATTGTAGAGAAAGACAGCATCGATATGAGCAAGGTCTATTTGGCCTCCCGCTATGATAAAGGTGAAGCCGCCTATCTGAACTGTCCGATGACAGAAGAGGAATTCGATGTTTTTTATGATGCGCTGATCTCTGCCGAGACGGCTGCACTCAAAGATTTTGAGAAAGAGATTTACTTTGAAGGCTGTATGCCGATTGAAATTATGATGAGACGCGGCAAGCAGACGGCACTGTTCGGCCCTATGAAGCCTGTGGGACTGCTCAATCCTCACACGGGCAAGCTGCCTTACGCGGTTGTGCAACTGCGCCAGGACAATGCTGCCGGTACGCTGTATAATCTGGTCGGCTTCCAGACGCATCTGAAGTGGGGCGAGCAAAAACGGGTATTCTCACTTATTCCGGGTCTGGAACAAGCTGAATATGTGCGTTATGGGGTCATGCACCGCAATACATTCATTAATTCTCCCAAGCTGCTGCAGCCCACTTACCAGATGAAGGGCCGGGAGCGACTGTATTTTGCCGGCCAGATGACCGGGGTGGAAGGGTATGTTGAATCTGCGGCTTCCGGTATGATCGCCGGTATGAATGCAGCGAGAGCTGCGCTTGGCGAAGAGAGCCTGATCTTCCCCGAGGATACGGTGCTGGGCAGCATGCCCGCCTATATCACTTCGGCCGATCCGCAGCACTTCCAGCCGATGAATGCCAACTTCGGCCTGCTCCCGAAGCTTGAGACCCGGTTCCGCAGCAAAAAAGAGAAAAACGAACGTCTGGCATACCGGGCACTTGACAGTCTTG